From Pseudanabaena sp. PCC 6802, one genomic window encodes:
- a CDS encoding serine aminopeptidase domain-containing protein: MRSLQIPVLFIHGTKDDVVPMTMSQRLYDAAPEPKQLLLVPGAGHYRIYQPGANSYLREIEKFVKNTESVRMAKHGDIVDPALLN; encoded by the coding sequence GTGCGATCGCTACAAATTCCCGTCCTATTTATTCACGGCACCAAGGATGATGTGGTGCCGATGACTATGAGCCAGCGGCTCTATGATGCCGCGCCGGAACCCAAGCAACTGCTGCTCGTACCAGGAGCAGGACATTACCGCATTTATCAGCCAGGGGCAAACTCGTATTTACGGGAGATCGAGAAATTTGTCAAAAACACCGAATCTGTCAGAATGGCAAAGCACGGCGATATAGTCGATCCAGCGTTGCTGAATTAA